One Stigmatopora nigra isolate UIUO_SnigA chromosome 1, RoL_Snig_1.1, whole genome shotgun sequence DNA segment encodes these proteins:
- the kcnc4 gene encoding voltage-gated potassium channel KCNC4 isoform X2: MISSVCVSSYRGRKSGNKPPSKSCLKEDMSRGEDSDKIIINVGGTRHETYKSTLRTLPGTRLAWLAHPEPQVGSSEESCNSPLPPPPPPSSSAGGELFFDRHPGIFAYVLNYYRTGKLHCPADVCGPLFEEELAFWGIDETDVEPCCWMTYRQHRDAEEALETFEPPEPDDNTDDDGDVPRRFGIEECPGRSRGCCEVWQPKIWALFDDPYSSRAARAVALASLFFILVSITTFCLETHQAFNELQNRTELVLVGNVTQEEVRLEMVTKPILTLVEGICVVWFTFEFMVRIACCPDKLLFIKNSLNIIDFVAILPFYLEVGLSGLSAKAAKDVLGFLRVVRFVRILRIFKLTRHFVGLRVLGHTLRASVNEFLLLIIFLALGVLIFATMIYYAERIGASPQDPTGAKHTHFKNIPISFWWAVVTMTTLGYGDMYPKTWLGMMVGALCALAGVLTIAMPVPVIVNNFGMYYSLAMAKQKLPKKKKKHNPNPDAQTDTASFGKSDSNSCRESTQSDMCPLATDDNRTDSKQNGDANVALSEEEGCSLTQPLSPSEKWSLRCPRGRDRTKKEATCFLLTPGEASVHYETCKDKMAGSANYTKAEGTTMT, from the exons ATGATAAGCTCCGTGTGCGTCTCGTCCTACCGAGGGCGAAAGTCCGGCAACAAGCCTCCCTCCAAATCGTGTCTCAAGGAGGACATGTCCAGAGGCGAGGACTCGGATAAGATTATTATCAACGTGGGTGGCACACGGCACGAGACCTACAAGAGCACGCTGCGCACCTTGCCGGGCACCCGTCTGGCTTGGCTGGCCCACCCGGAGCCGCAGGTGGGCTCCTCCGAGGAGTCGTGCAACTCCCCgctgccaccgccgccgcccccgaGCAGCAGCGCCGGCGGGGAGCTCTTCTTCGACCGCCACCCGGGCATCTTCGCCTATGTGCTCAACTACTACCGCACGGGCAAGCTCCACTGCCCGGCCGACGTGTGCGGACCCCTCTTCGAAGAGGAGCTGGCCTTCTGGGGCATCGACGAGACGGACGTGGAGCCCTGCTGCTGGATGACTTATCGCCAGCACCGTGACGCCGAGGAGGCGCTGGAGACCTTTGAGCCCCCCGAGCCGGACGACAACACCGACGACGATGGCGACGTGCCGAGGCGTTTCGGCATCGAGGAGTGCCCCGGAAGGTCCAGAGGATGTTGCGAAGTTTGGCAGCCCAAGATCTGGGCCCTTTTTGACGATCCCTATTCATCCAGAGCGGCCAGG GCAGTGGCCCTGGCATCCCTGTTCTTCATCCTGGTGTCCATCACCACCTTCTGCTTGGAGACCCACCAGGCATTCAATGAGCTCCAGAACCGCACAGAGTTGGTGCTTGTAGGCAACGTGACACAGGAAGAGGTGCGTTTGGAAATGGTGACTAAGCCCATTCTCACCCTAGTGGAGGGCATATGTGTGGTTTGGTTCACTTTTGAGTTCATGGTACGGATTGCATGCTGCCCAGACAAGCTGCTTTTCATCAAGAACTCGCTGAACATCATCGACTTTGTGGCCATCCTGCCATTCTACTTGGAGGTGGGCCTGAGCGGCTTGTCGGCTAAGGCGGCCAAAGATGTCCTGGGTTTCCTACGAGTGGTCCGCTTCGTACGTATCCTGAGGATCTTCAAGCTAACTCGACACTTTGTGGGTCTTCGCGTCCTAGGCCACACCTTAAGGGCCAGCGTCAATGAGTTCCTACTACTGATCATCTTCTTGGCTCTGGGAGTTCTCATCTTCGCAACCATGATTTACTACGCCGAACGGATCGGAGCCAGTCCGCAAGACCCCACCGgtgccaaacacacacacttcaaGAATATCCCCATCAGCTTCTGGTGGGCCGTCGTCACTATGACCACACTAGGTTACGGAGATATGTACCCGAAGACGTGGCTGGGCATGATGGTGGGGGCCTTGTGCGCCCTGGCAGGGGTGCTGACCATAGCCATGCCTGTGCCGGTTATCGTTAACAACTTCGGGATGTACTACTCGCTGGCCATGGCGAAGCAGAAGCTccccaagaaaaagaaaaagcacaacCCCAATCCCGATGCTCAGACCGACACGGCTTCTTTCGGCAAGTCGGACAGCAATTCGTGCAGGGAAAGCACTCAGAGCGACATGTGTCCGCTGGCCACAGACGACAACCGGACAG ACTCCAAACAGAACGGCGACGCCAATGTGGCCCTTTCCGAGGAGGAAGGCTGCAGCCTGACCCAGCCGCTGTCCCCCAGTGAAAAATGGTCCCTGCGCTGTCCGCGGGGGAGAGACCGCACCAAGAAAGAAGCCACCTGTTTCCTTCTAACCCCTGGAGAGGCTAGCGTCCACTATG AAACTTGTAAAGACAAGATGGCTGGCTCTGCAAACTACACGAAAGCAGAAGGCACCACAATGACCTGA
- the mmp9 gene encoding matrix metalloproteinase-9 has translation MRSCALLVCLLWGFGTLQEGWSLPLKSVQVTFPGDIIKNMTDKELAHSYLTKFGYMETVKRSGFQSIVSTSKALKKMQQRMGLEETGQLDSATLEAMKQPRCGLPDVSNYKTFDGDLKWDHNDVTYRILNYSPDLDSSLTDDAFARAFKVWSDVTPLTFTRLFEGTADIMVSFGKGDHGDPYPFDGKDGLLAHAYPPGKGIQGDAHFDDDENWTLGKGAVVKTRYGNAEGAICHFPFRFEGKSYTTCTTAGRSDNLPWCSTTADFSKDKKYGFCPSELLYTFGGNADAAPCVFPFVFQGKEYSSCTIEGREDRYRWCATTENFDQDKKYGFCPTPDTAVSGGNSEGEPCQFPFTFLGQEYDMCTSEGRGDGKLWCATTASYDSDKKWGFCRDQGYSLFLVAAHEFGHALGLDHSNIRQALMYPMYTYVEDFSLHKDDMAGIQYLYGRRTGPNPTPPRPDTTTTTTTTTMPVTEPTTTTQNPVDPIAKDICQVNRFDTITNIKNNLYFFSDGYYWTKSNSKSDSELKGPFKVSQRWPALPTVVDSAFEDLFTGKLYFFSGRQFWVYTGKNLLGPRNIEKLGLPDSVKKVQGALQRGKSKVLLFSGEKYWRLDVKALTVDRGYPRYTYTVFGGVPNEPDDVFQFNGHIYFYWDRYYWRMTPRRQVDRVGHIKYDLLECSDS, from the exons ATGAGATCCTGTGCTTTGCTGGTGTGTCTGCTCTGGGGCTTTGGCACCTTGCAGGAGGGATGGAGCCTTCCACTCAAGTCAGTCCAGGTCACATTTCCAGGAGACATCATCAAAAATATGACTGATAAGGAGCTGGCACAT AGTTACTTGACCAAATTTGGCTACATGGAGACCGTTAAGCGCAGTGGATTTCAGTCCATTGTGTCCACCTCCAAGGCCCTGAAGAAGATGCAACAACGTATGGGTCTAGAAGAAACAGGTCAGTTAGACTCAGCAACCCTGGAGGCGATGAAGCAGCCACGTTGTGGACTTCCTGACGTTTCCAACTACAAAACCTTTGACGGAGACCTTAAATGGGACCACAATGACGTTACTTATAG GATCTTAAACTACTCCCCGGACTTGGACAGCTCCCTGACCGATGATGCATTTGCCAGAGCTTTTAAGGTTTGGAGTGACGTCACTCCTCTGACGTTCACTCGCCTATTTGAAGGGACGGCGGACATCATGGTGTCATTTGGAAAAGGCG ACCACGGAGACCCATACCCCTTTGATGGTAAGGATGGCCTTCTAGCACACGCGTATCCTCCTGGCAAGGGAATCCAAGGGGACGCCCActttgatgatgatgaaaacTGGACACTCGGAAAAGGAGCAG TGGTCAAAACCCGCTATGGGAATGCCGAGGGTGCCATTTGCCATTTCCCCTTCCGGTTTGAGGGCAAGTCCTACACAACCTGCACCACCGCTGGCCGCTCGGACAATTTGCCGTGGTGCTCCACCACCGCAGATTTtagcaaagacaaaaaatatggcTTCTGCCCCAGTGAAC TTCTATACACTTTTGGAGGGAACGCCGACGCCGCACCATGCGTCTTTCCGTTCGTATTCCAGGGGAAGGAATACAGCAGTTGTACTATAGAGGGCCGTGAAGACCGTTATCGCTGGTGTGCCACCACAGAAAACTTTGACCAGGACAAGAAATACGGATTTTGTCCTACCCCAG ATACTGCTGTCTCTGGAGGAAATTCTGAGGGAGAGCCATGCCAATTCCCGTTTACGTTCCTTGGCCAGGAGTACGACATGTGCACGAGTGAGGGCCGAGGTGATGGCAAGTTGTGGTGCGCCACCACCGCCAGCTACGACAGCGACAAGAAATGGGGCTTCTGTCGTGACCAAG GTTACAGCCTGTTTCTGGTGGCTGCTCACGAATTTGGGCACGCGCTCGGTCTGGACCACTCCAATATTCGACAGGCACTCATGTACCCCATGTACACCTACGTGGAAGACTTCTCTCTGCACAAAGACGACATGGCTGGCATTCAATATCTCTACG GACGCAGAACAGGCCCAAATCCCACACCCCCTAGACCTGACacaacaaccaccaccaccaccaccacaatgcCTGTAACCGAACCTACAACCACTACTCAAAATCCTGTGGATCCGATAGCCAAAGACATTTGCCAAGTGAACAGATTTGACACCATTaccaacattaaaaacaatttatatttcttCAGTGACGG ATATTATTGGACAAAATCCAACAGCAAAAGTGATAGCGAGCTCAAAGGTCCATTCAAGGTTTCTCAACGTTGGCCAGCACTGCCGACGGTCGTTGACTCGGCCTTTGAAGATCTTTTCACGGGAAAACTCTACTTTTTCTCTG GCCGCCAATTCTGGGTGTACACTGGAAAGAACCTTCTAGGCCCTCGCAACATTGAGAAGCTCGGCCTACCTGACAGTGTGAAGAAAGTTCAGGGTGCACTTCAGAGGGGAAAATCCAAAGTTCTGCTCTTCAGTGGGGAGAAATACTGGAG GCTCGATgtgaaggccctgacggtcgACAGGGGGTACCCACGATACACATACACTGTCTTTGGCGGTGTCCCCAATGAGCCTGATGATGTCTTCCAGTTTAACG GTCACATCTACTTCTACTGGGACCGCTACTACTGGCGAATGACACCCCGAAGACAGGTGGACCGCGTGGGTCACATCAAATACGACTTGCTGGAGTGCTCCGATTCTTGA
- the kcnc4 gene encoding voltage-gated potassium channel KCNC4 isoform X1, protein MISSVCVSSYRGRKSGNKPPSKSCLKEDMSRGEDSDKIIINVGGTRHETYKSTLRTLPGTRLAWLAHPEPQVGSSEESCNSPLPPPPPPSSSAGGELFFDRHPGIFAYVLNYYRTGKLHCPADVCGPLFEEELAFWGIDETDVEPCCWMTYRQHRDAEEALETFEPPEPDDNTDDDGDVPRRFGIEECPGRSRGCCEVWQPKIWALFDDPYSSRAARAVALASLFFILVSITTFCLETHQAFNELQNRTELVLVGNVTQEEVRLEMVTKPILTLVEGICVVWFTFEFMVRIACCPDKLLFIKNSLNIIDFVAILPFYLEVGLSGLSAKAAKDVLGFLRVVRFVRILRIFKLTRHFVGLRVLGHTLRASVNEFLLLIIFLALGVLIFATMIYYAERIGASPQDPTGAKHTHFKNIPISFWWAVVTMTTLGYGDMYPKTWLGMMVGALCALAGVLTIAMPVPVIVNNFGMYYSLAMAKQKLPKKKKKHNPNPDAQTDTASFGKSDSNSCRESTQSDMCPLATDDNRTDSKQNGDANVALSEEEGCSLTQPLSPSEKWSLRCPRGRDRTKKEATCFLLTPGEASVHYGDSVLHTVQRLGETCKDKMAGSANYTKAEGTTMT, encoded by the exons ATGATAAGCTCCGTGTGCGTCTCGTCCTACCGAGGGCGAAAGTCCGGCAACAAGCCTCCCTCCAAATCGTGTCTCAAGGAGGACATGTCCAGAGGCGAGGACTCGGATAAGATTATTATCAACGTGGGTGGCACACGGCACGAGACCTACAAGAGCACGCTGCGCACCTTGCCGGGCACCCGTCTGGCTTGGCTGGCCCACCCGGAGCCGCAGGTGGGCTCCTCCGAGGAGTCGTGCAACTCCCCgctgccaccgccgccgcccccgaGCAGCAGCGCCGGCGGGGAGCTCTTCTTCGACCGCCACCCGGGCATCTTCGCCTATGTGCTCAACTACTACCGCACGGGCAAGCTCCACTGCCCGGCCGACGTGTGCGGACCCCTCTTCGAAGAGGAGCTGGCCTTCTGGGGCATCGACGAGACGGACGTGGAGCCCTGCTGCTGGATGACTTATCGCCAGCACCGTGACGCCGAGGAGGCGCTGGAGACCTTTGAGCCCCCCGAGCCGGACGACAACACCGACGACGATGGCGACGTGCCGAGGCGTTTCGGCATCGAGGAGTGCCCCGGAAGGTCCAGAGGATGTTGCGAAGTTTGGCAGCCCAAGATCTGGGCCCTTTTTGACGATCCCTATTCATCCAGAGCGGCCAGG GCAGTGGCCCTGGCATCCCTGTTCTTCATCCTGGTGTCCATCACCACCTTCTGCTTGGAGACCCACCAGGCATTCAATGAGCTCCAGAACCGCACAGAGTTGGTGCTTGTAGGCAACGTGACACAGGAAGAGGTGCGTTTGGAAATGGTGACTAAGCCCATTCTCACCCTAGTGGAGGGCATATGTGTGGTTTGGTTCACTTTTGAGTTCATGGTACGGATTGCATGCTGCCCAGACAAGCTGCTTTTCATCAAGAACTCGCTGAACATCATCGACTTTGTGGCCATCCTGCCATTCTACTTGGAGGTGGGCCTGAGCGGCTTGTCGGCTAAGGCGGCCAAAGATGTCCTGGGTTTCCTACGAGTGGTCCGCTTCGTACGTATCCTGAGGATCTTCAAGCTAACTCGACACTTTGTGGGTCTTCGCGTCCTAGGCCACACCTTAAGGGCCAGCGTCAATGAGTTCCTACTACTGATCATCTTCTTGGCTCTGGGAGTTCTCATCTTCGCAACCATGATTTACTACGCCGAACGGATCGGAGCCAGTCCGCAAGACCCCACCGgtgccaaacacacacacttcaaGAATATCCCCATCAGCTTCTGGTGGGCCGTCGTCACTATGACCACACTAGGTTACGGAGATATGTACCCGAAGACGTGGCTGGGCATGATGGTGGGGGCCTTGTGCGCCCTGGCAGGGGTGCTGACCATAGCCATGCCTGTGCCGGTTATCGTTAACAACTTCGGGATGTACTACTCGCTGGCCATGGCGAAGCAGAAGCTccccaagaaaaagaaaaagcacaacCCCAATCCCGATGCTCAGACCGACACGGCTTCTTTCGGCAAGTCGGACAGCAATTCGTGCAGGGAAAGCACTCAGAGCGACATGTGTCCGCTGGCCACAGACGACAACCGGACAG ACTCCAAACAGAACGGCGACGCCAATGTGGCCCTTTCCGAGGAGGAAGGCTGCAGCCTGACCCAGCCGCTGTCCCCCAGTGAAAAATGGTCCCTGCGCTGTCCGCGGGGGAGAGACCGCACCAAGAAAGAAGCCACCTGTTTCCTTCTAACCCCTGGAGAGGCTAGCGTCCACTATGGTGACTCAGTGCTCCACACAGTGCAACGTCTGGGAG AAACTTGTAAAGACAAGATGGCTGGCTCTGCAAACTACACGAAAGCAGAAGGCACCACAATGACCTGA